The Metabacillus schmidteae nucleotide sequence CTTAATATCATGTAGTTTGGCATCTTTGGCAAATGCATTCTCTGTAAGTTCCATTAACCATGACCGAATGACAGAACCATTACTCCAAACTCTTGCTACTCGTTCATAATCATAATCGAATTGGCTTTTTTCTAGAACCTCGAATCCTTCTCCGATAGCTGCCATCATTCCATACTCAATCCCATTATGAACCATTTTTAAGAAGTGGCCACTTCCTGATTTCCCTGTATATAAATAGCCTTTTTCAACTGCCGTGTCCCGGAAGATTGGTTCAACGACCTCCCATGCCTCCTGGTCGCCTCCAATCATATAATTTGCGCCATTGCGAGCACCTTCCATCCCGCCTGATGTTCCAACATCAAGGTAGCTTACCCCCACTTCCTTAAACTCATCATATCTTCGCATTGACTCACTATAATGAGAATTACCTGCTTCAATGACGATATCACCACTAGATAGCAGTGGCTTAACATCCTGTATCACTTGATCAACGACTTTATGTGGCACCATGATCCACACAATTCTTGGACTTTCAAGAGACTGTACCAGTTCCTTTAAATCCGAGGTTCCTCGAGCACCATATTGTTTTATCTCATCTACTGTTTTTTCATTAATATCAAACGCAACCACTTCATGTTGGTGATCGATGAGATTTTTACTAA carries:
- the gnd gene encoding phosphogluconate dehydrogenase (NAD(+)-dependent, decarboxylating): MKVGLIGLGKMGLNISKNLIDHQHEVVAFDINEKTVDEIKQYGARGTSDLKELVQSLESPRIVWIMVPHKVVDQVIQDVKPLLSSGDIVIEAGNSHYSESMRRYDEFKEVGVSYLDVGTSGGMEGARNGANYMIGGDQEAWEVVEPIFRDTAVEKGYLYTGKSGSGHFLKMVHNGIEYGMMAAIGEGFEVLEKSQFDYDYERVARVWSNGSVIRSWLMELTENAFAKDAKLHDIKGIMHSSGEGKWTVEEALDLQAATPVIALSLMMRYRSLETDTFTGKVVAALRNEFGGHAVEKK